The Hymenobacter sp. DG01 genome has a segment encoding these proteins:
- the aspS gene encoding aspartate--tRNA ligase has product MLRTHTCGELRPEHIGLTVTLCGWVQRTRDKGGILWVDLRDRYGITQLALEEGVETAEVREQARQLGREFVLSVTGKVSERHSKNDKMPTGGIEIRVEKLEVLNPAKLPPFLIEDETDGGDDLRMKYRYLDLRRNPVRQNLMLRHRVAQATRRYLDGQQFIEVETPVLIKSTPEGARDFVVPSRMNAGEFYALPQSPQTFKQLLMVSGFDRYFQIVKCFRDEDLRADRQPEFTQIDCEMSFVEQEDILSTFEGLVQYLFREVKNLEIGTLPRMTYADAMRYYGNDKPDTRFEMKFVELNEVAKGHGFPVFEAAGLVVGINATGAASYTRKQLDELTEYVKRPQIGATGLVYARVEADGTVKSSVDKFYSQEVLQQWKAAFNAQPGDLLLILAGEPNKTRKALSELRLEMGQRLGLRDKDTFSALWVVDFPLLEYNEEEGRYFAMHHPFTSPKPEDVALLDSPETIGEVRANAYDMVINGVEVGGGSIRIHDRAVQARMFSLLGFSDEEAKAQFGFLLDAFEYGAPPHGGIAFGFDRLCSLFGGADSIRDFIAFPKNNSGRDVMIDSPSPISDAQLKELSIATAVVGK; this is encoded by the coding sequence ATGCTCCGGACTCATACCTGCGGCGAATTGCGCCCTGAACACATTGGTTTAACCGTTACGCTCTGCGGCTGGGTACAGCGCACCCGTGACAAAGGTGGCATTTTGTGGGTTGACTTGCGCGACCGGTACGGCATTACACAGCTGGCCCTAGAAGAAGGGGTAGAAACCGCCGAAGTGCGCGAACAGGCCCGGCAGCTGGGCCGCGAGTTTGTGCTGAGTGTAACCGGCAAAGTTTCGGAGCGTCACTCCAAAAACGACAAGATGCCCACCGGCGGCATCGAAATCCGGGTAGAAAAGCTGGAAGTGCTGAACCCGGCCAAGCTGCCACCCTTCCTGATTGAGGACGAAACCGATGGTGGCGACGACTTGCGGATGAAGTACCGCTACCTGGATTTGCGCCGCAACCCGGTGCGCCAGAACCTGATGCTGCGCCACCGCGTGGCCCAGGCCACTCGCCGCTACCTCGATGGGCAGCAGTTCATTGAGGTGGAAACCCCGGTCCTCATCAAGAGCACTCCGGAAGGTGCCCGCGACTTTGTGGTGCCCTCCCGCATGAACGCCGGCGAGTTTTACGCCCTGCCCCAGAGCCCCCAAACGTTCAAGCAGCTGCTAATGGTGTCGGGCTTTGATCGGTACTTTCAGATTGTGAAGTGCTTCCGCGACGAAGACCTGCGCGCTGACCGCCAGCCGGAGTTCACTCAGATAGACTGCGAAATGTCGTTTGTGGAGCAGGAAGACATTCTCAGCACCTTCGAGGGGCTGGTGCAATACCTGTTCCGCGAGGTGAAAAACCTGGAAATCGGGACCCTACCCCGCATGACCTACGCCGATGCCATGCGCTACTACGGCAACGACAAGCCCGATACGCGCTTTGAAATGAAGTTCGTGGAGCTGAACGAGGTAGCCAAAGGACATGGCTTCCCGGTGTTTGAAGCCGCCGGACTGGTAGTAGGCATTAATGCCACGGGCGCCGCCTCCTACACCCGCAAGCAGCTCGACGAGCTGACCGAGTACGTGAAGCGCCCCCAGATTGGCGCTACCGGCCTGGTGTACGCCCGCGTGGAAGCCGATGGCACGGTGAAGTCGTCGGTAGATAAGTTCTACTCCCAGGAAGTGCTCCAGCAGTGGAAGGCCGCGTTCAATGCCCAGCCCGGCGACCTGCTGCTCATTTTGGCCGGCGAGCCGAACAAAACCCGCAAGGCCCTCTCGGAGCTGCGCCTGGAAATGGGCCAGCGCCTCGGCCTGCGCGACAAGGACACCTTCTCGGCCCTATGGGTGGTTGATTTCCCCCTGCTCGAATACAATGAGGAAGAAGGCCGCTACTTCGCCATGCACCACCCCTTCACCTCGCCCAAGCCCGAAGACGTGGCCCTGCTCGACTCGCCCGAAACCATCGGGGAGGTGCGCGCCAACGCCTACGACATGGTAATTAACGGGGTAGAGGTAGGGGGCGGCTCCATCCGCATCCACGACCGCGCGGTGCAGGCCCGCATGTTCTCCCTGCTGGGCTTCTCCGATGAAGAAGCCAAAGCCCAGTTCGGCTTCCTGCTCGACGCCTTCGAGTACGGCGCCCCGCCCCACGGTGGCATTGCCTTTGGTTTCGACCGCCTCTGCAGCCTCTTCGGCGGCGCCGACTCCATCCGCGACTTCATTGCCTTCCCCAAAAACAACTCCGGCCGCGACGTGATGATCGACTCACCCTCGCCCATTTCCGATGCGCAGCTGAAGGAGCTGAGCATTGCTACGGCGGTGGTTGGGAAGTAA
- a CDS encoding nucleoside deaminase: MTLSLYSDEQYMREALKQARYAFEEEEIPIGALVVLDKRIIARAYNQTEKLQDVTAHAEMLALTAAANHLGNKYLTDCTLYVTVEPCVMCAGATAWSQVRRVVYGAHEPKFGFRRHGNLLHPRAELVSGILGQECEELMRAFFAQKRK; encoded by the coding sequence ATGACCCTTTCGCTTTATTCCGATGAGCAGTATATGCGGGAGGCGCTGAAGCAGGCGCGCTACGCCTTTGAGGAAGAAGAAATTCCGATTGGCGCACTAGTGGTGCTGGATAAGCGCATTATTGCCCGGGCCTATAACCAGACGGAGAAGCTGCAGGACGTAACGGCTCACGCCGAAATGCTGGCCCTGACGGCGGCCGCCAACCACCTGGGCAACAAGTACCTCACCGACTGCACCCTGTACGTGACCGTAGAGCCCTGCGTGATGTGTGCCGGCGCCACGGCCTGGTCGCAGGTGCGGCGGGTAGTGTATGGCGCCCACGAGCCGAAATTTGGGTTTCGGCGGCATGGAAACCTGCTGCACCCCCGGGCTGAGCTGGTGAGCGGCATTCTGGGCCAGGAGTGCGAGGAGTTGATGCGGGCGTTCTTCGCACAAAAGCGGAAATAG
- a CDS encoding superoxide dismutase, whose translation MAFELPQLPYAYDALEPHIDAQTMEIHHTKHHQAYVTNLNNAIAGTELEGKSLEELMHNIASAPAAVRNNGGGHWNHSLFWTILGPNGGGEPTGAIGEAITKAFGSYEKFKEEFTKAATTRFGSGWAWLCKQPDGSLQICSTPNQDNPLMPDTGCKGTPVLGLDVWEHAYYLKYQNKRPDYIAAFYNLINWDEVNRRFAEQA comes from the coding sequence ATGGCTTTCGAACTGCCCCAACTGCCCTACGCCTACGATGCCCTGGAGCCGCACATTGATGCGCAAACCATGGAAATCCATCATACCAAGCACCACCAGGCCTACGTAACCAACCTCAACAACGCTATTGCCGGCACTGAGCTGGAAGGCAAGAGCCTGGAAGAGCTGATGCACAACATTGCCTCGGCCCCGGCAGCAGTGCGCAACAACGGCGGCGGCCACTGGAACCACTCCCTGTTCTGGACCATCCTGGGTCCGAACGGCGGTGGTGAGCCCACCGGTGCCATCGGCGAGGCCATTACCAAGGCATTCGGCAGCTACGAGAAGTTCAAGGAAGAATTCACCAAGGCCGCTACCACCCGCTTCGGCTCGGGCTGGGCGTGGCTCTGCAAGCAGCCCGATGGCTCGCTGCAAATCTGCTCCACCCCCAACCAGGACAACCCCCTGATGCCTGACACCGGCTGCAAAGGCACTCCGGTTCTGGGTCTCGACGTGTGGGAGCACGCCTACTACCTCAAGTATCAGAACAAGCGCCCCGACTACATCGCGGCCTTCTACAACCTCATCAACTGGGATGAAGTGAACCGCCGTTTCGCGGAACAGGCGTAG
- a CDS encoding nucleoside permease: protein MSTKLRLIILSFLQFFIWGSWLITIGAYWFQTKQWSGAQFGAIFSTMGIASIFMPSLMGIVADKWFNAEKLYGLLHIMGGAVLCTVPLVTDPGMFFWVILLNMVFYMPTLALSIAVSYSVLKRQGLDVVKDYPPIRVWGTVGFIAAMWTVSGLGFEKSANQFYVAAAAAFALGLYSFTLPACPPPSKGTPSRSLVDALGLKSFALLRDTKMLTFFLFALLLGAALQLTNAYGDTFLHDFDKVPAYQDTFAVKYPAIIMSISQISETLFILAIPFFLRRFGIKQVMLFSMIAWVLRFGLLAFGTPDNPGIWLIILSCIVYGMAFDFFNISGSLFVETQTASSIRASAQGLFMMMTNGFGAVLGSSVSGIVIEKYFTNPVDQTKDWHSIWLTFAAYALVIAVLFVILFKHKHNPQEVEETAHEPLLSVEQA, encoded by the coding sequence ATGAGTACCAAGCTGCGTCTCATTATTCTGAGCTTTTTACAGTTTTTTATCTGGGGTTCGTGGCTGATAACCATCGGGGCGTACTGGTTTCAGACGAAGCAATGGTCCGGAGCTCAGTTCGGAGCCATTTTCTCTACCATGGGCATTGCCTCTATCTTCATGCCTTCGCTCATGGGCATTGTAGCCGATAAATGGTTTAATGCCGAGAAGCTCTACGGACTACTGCATATTATGGGCGGGGCGGTGCTGTGCACGGTGCCACTCGTCACCGATCCTGGCATGTTCTTCTGGGTAATTCTGCTGAACATGGTGTTCTATATGCCTACGCTGGCGTTATCTATTGCCGTATCCTACTCGGTACTCAAGCGCCAGGGCCTAGATGTAGTGAAAGACTACCCCCCCATCCGGGTTTGGGGCACTGTTGGCTTTATTGCGGCCATGTGGACAGTAAGCGGCCTGGGCTTTGAGAAGTCAGCTAATCAGTTCTATGTAGCTGCTGCCGCGGCTTTTGCCCTTGGCTTGTATTCCTTTACACTGCCCGCCTGCCCGCCGCCCTCCAAGGGTACTCCTAGCCGCTCCTTAGTTGATGCGCTGGGTCTGAAGTCATTTGCTCTGCTGCGCGACACGAAGATGCTCACCTTCTTCCTGTTTGCCCTACTGCTGGGCGCTGCCCTGCAGCTTACCAATGCCTATGGCGACACCTTCCTGCACGACTTCGATAAGGTACCCGCCTACCAGGACACGTTTGCCGTAAAGTATCCGGCCATCATCATGTCCATCTCGCAGATTTCTGAGACGCTGTTTATTCTGGCTATTCCATTCTTCCTGCGTCGTTTTGGTATTAAGCAGGTAATGCTGTTCAGCATGATTGCCTGGGTGCTTCGCTTCGGCCTGCTGGCCTTCGGCACCCCGGATAACCCCGGCATCTGGCTGATCATCCTCTCGTGCATTGTGTACGGCATGGCCTTCGACTTTTTCAACATCTCCGGCTCGCTGTTCGTGGAAACCCAGACGGCTTCCTCCATCCGGGCCAGCGCTCAAGGTTTGTTCATGATGATGACCAACGGCTTCGGTGCCGTACTTGGCAGTTCAGTCAGTGGCATCGTGATTGAGAAATATTTCACCAACCCAGTTGACCAAACCAAGGACTGGCATAGCATCTGGCTGACGTTTGCGGCCTACGCCCTGGTTATTGCCGTGCTGTTCGTTATTCTGTTTAAGCACAAGCACAACCCGCAGGAAGTAGAGGAAACCGCCCACGAGCCGCTGCTGAGCGTGGAACAAGCCTAA
- a CDS encoding nucleoside-diphosphate kinase, with product MATNRTFTMIKPDATQENHIGGILSMIEEGGFRIVSLKKVLLTPERAGQFYEVHKERPFYGDLVKYMSSGPIVAAILEKDNAVADFRTLIGATNPAQAAEGTIRKKYAKSIEANAVHGSDSDENAQIEGNFFFTADEQF from the coding sequence ATGGCCACGAACCGCACGTTCACGATGATCAAGCCCGACGCTACCCAGGAAAACCACATCGGTGGCATCCTGAGCATGATTGAGGAGGGCGGTTTCCGCATCGTAAGCCTAAAAAAAGTACTGCTGACCCCCGAGCGCGCCGGCCAGTTCTACGAAGTACACAAGGAGCGCCCCTTTTACGGCGACCTGGTAAAGTACATGTCGTCGGGTCCTATCGTTGCTGCTATTCTGGAGAAGGACAACGCCGTAGCCGATTTCCGCACCCTGATTGGCGCTACTAACCCGGCTCAGGCCGCCGAAGGCACCATCCGGAAGAAGTACGCCAAGAGCATTGAAGCTAACGCTGTACACGGCTCTGACTCCGATGAAAACGCTCAAATCGAAGGCAACTTCTTCTTCACCGCCGACGAGCAATTCTAA
- a CDS encoding bifunctional oligoribonuclease/PAP phosphatase NrnA, translated as MSTISELKELLAHPRQIFITTHHKPDADALGSSLGLAGYLRKKGHSVTVVTPSDYPNFLAWMPGNEEVVVYEPRENDAQVREIIGTAEVLFCLDFSCLGRINELGEYIRQAPGTKVLIDHHQEPEQFADLDYSNSRAAATAELVFEVIRDLGDQDLIDTGIGECLYAGIMTDTGSFRHPSTSRNVHLIIAELLNAGINLSDVHRRIYDSHSEERLRFLGFVLKDKLTVLREYNTAYIAITADELRQYHSKTGDTEGLVNFALSIEGIVFAAILIDRTQAVKISFRSVGDFSVSEFSRRHFSGGGHHNAAGGISHEPLQATVDRFLSLLPEYQTQLVTAPLAAAPPSA; from the coding sequence ATGTCCACAATATCTGAGCTGAAGGAGCTGCTGGCGCACCCCCGACAGATTTTCATTACCACTCACCACAAGCCCGATGCTGACGCGCTGGGCTCGTCGCTGGGCTTGGCTGGCTACCTCCGCAAAAAGGGGCACTCGGTGACGGTAGTTACCCCCTCCGACTACCCTAACTTCCTGGCCTGGATGCCCGGCAACGAGGAAGTAGTGGTGTATGAGCCGCGCGAAAATGACGCGCAGGTCCGTGAAATCATCGGGACGGCGGAGGTGCTGTTCTGCCTTGATTTCTCCTGCCTCGGCCGCATCAATGAGTTGGGCGAGTACATCCGGCAGGCGCCCGGCACCAAGGTCCTCATCGACCACCACCAGGAGCCCGAGCAGTTTGCCGATCTTGACTACTCCAACTCCAGGGCCGCTGCTACCGCCGAGCTGGTGTTTGAGGTTATCCGCGACCTAGGCGACCAGGACCTGATTGATACGGGTATTGGCGAGTGCCTCTACGCCGGCATCATGACGGATACGGGCTCGTTCCGCCACCCCAGCACCTCGCGCAACGTGCACCTGATTATTGCCGAGCTGCTTAATGCCGGCATCAACCTCTCCGATGTGCACCGCCGCATCTACGACTCACACTCTGAGGAACGCCTGCGCTTTCTGGGGTTCGTGCTGAAAGACAAGCTGACGGTGCTGCGCGAGTACAACACGGCCTATATTGCCATTACGGCCGACGAGCTGCGCCAGTACCACTCCAAAACCGGCGACACGGAAGGCCTCGTCAACTTTGCCCTCAGCATCGAAGGCATTGTGTTTGCCGCCATTCTTATTGACCGCACCCAGGCCGTCAAGATTTCTTTCCGCTCGGTGGGTGACTTTTCGGTTAGCGAGTTTTCGCGCCGCCACTTCAGTGGAGGTGGGCACCACAACGCTGCCGGCGGCATCAGCCACGAGCCGCTGCAAGCTACCGTGGACCGCTTCCTGAGTCTGCTGCCCGAGTACCAGACCCAGTTAGTTACGGCCCCGCTGGCCGCCGCGCCACCATCGGCATAA
- a CDS encoding FKBP-type peptidyl-prolyl cis-trans isomerase, whose amino-acid sequence MFLQRNFLSLALAAGVLGLASCNKGGDFSKTKSGIEYQVFKSTGSGKYDSREVGADGDATYKDRVGKIMALHVEYRTAKDSILFNSRKQQFGYPVRVPLDSVRKEQRGGLEEAISLLQPGDSAVFRFNVDSIFAKSFRQPVPPFMKKAGNTMTMFVKVDKVQTRDEAMADVQKMQAELPQKMQARAKAQIKTDDVALQAYIKKNNLKVEKDTSGVYYSVTTPGSGAKPKAGQLVSVLYKGSLLENGKVFDSSEKMGNKPFDFVLGQGQVIPGWDVGIAQFPKGAKGFLLVPSSLAYGQRGAGADIPADAILRFDVELVDVKNAPPAPASQQPNAADIQRQLEELQRQQQGK is encoded by the coding sequence ATGTTCCTTCAACGCAACTTCCTGAGCCTGGCCCTTGCTGCCGGCGTTCTGGGCCTCGCCTCCTGCAACAAAGGCGGTGATTTCAGCAAGACCAAATCGGGGATTGAATACCAGGTTTTCAAAAGCACTGGCAGCGGCAAGTATGACTCCCGCGAAGTTGGCGCCGACGGAGATGCCACGTACAAAGACCGGGTAGGCAAAATCATGGCCCTGCACGTAGAGTACCGCACGGCTAAGGACTCCATCCTGTTCAACTCGCGCAAGCAGCAGTTTGGCTACCCCGTGCGGGTGCCCCTGGACTCGGTGCGCAAGGAGCAGCGCGGCGGTCTGGAAGAAGCCATCAGCCTGCTGCAGCCCGGCGACTCGGCTGTGTTCCGCTTTAATGTGGACAGCATTTTCGCCAAGTCGTTCCGCCAGCCGGTGCCGCCCTTCATGAAGAAAGCCGGCAACACCATGACTATGTTCGTGAAAGTGGACAAGGTGCAGACCCGCGACGAGGCTATGGCCGACGTGCAGAAGATGCAGGCCGAGCTGCCCCAGAAAATGCAGGCCCGCGCCAAAGCTCAGATTAAAACCGATGATGTAGCCCTGCAGGCTTATATCAAGAAAAACAACCTGAAGGTAGAGAAAGACACCTCCGGCGTGTACTACTCCGTGACTACCCCCGGCTCGGGCGCCAAGCCCAAAGCGGGCCAGCTGGTATCGGTGCTCTATAAAGGCTCCCTGCTGGAAAATGGTAAAGTGTTCGACTCCTCGGAGAAGATGGGCAATAAGCCCTTCGACTTTGTGCTGGGTCAGGGCCAGGTAATCCCGGGCTGGGACGTGGGCATTGCCCAGTTCCCGAAAGGCGCAAAAGGCTTCCTGCTGGTGCCCTCGTCGCTGGCCTACGGCCAGCGCGGCGCCGGCGCCGACATTCCGGCTGATGCCATTCTGCGCTTTGATGTGGAGTTGGTGGACGTGAAAAATGCCCCGCCGGCCCCCGCCAGCCAGCAGCCCAACGCCGCTGACATTCAGCGCCAGTTGGAGGAGTTGCAGCGCCAGCAGCAGGGTAAGTAA
- a CDS encoding FKBP-type peptidyl-prolyl cis-trans isomerase, whose amino-acid sequence MRTFLLRLRAAAWLPVFLLGFLAVALSACEKTEEDNTDYAARDEATIQTYITDNKLTGFQRQASGLYVGITQPGSGAQAKTDQVVLTRYKATLLDGTVFDSNMTTLGSFEFVLGKGKNAGWDEGFALLNKGAKATFLVPSPLAYGPLSSNIVPPHSIIRYDVEVMDIIDIPARDEASIQAYIAANNLTGFQRQPSGLYVAITQAGTGDNAKKNQTVAARYTGTTLDGKVFDSNATAATPFSFTVGAGQVIAGWDEGFLLLNKGSKAILLIPSGLAYGSRAVSTIPANSVLRFDVEVADIK is encoded by the coding sequence ATGCGCACATTTCTTCTCCGCCTCCGGGCAGCCGCCTGGCTTCCGGTGTTCCTGCTCGGCTTCCTGGCGGTGGCCTTGTCGGCCTGCGAGAAAACCGAGGAAGACAACACGGATTACGCCGCCCGCGACGAAGCCACCATTCAGACCTACATCACCGATAACAAGCTTACAGGCTTTCAGCGGCAGGCTTCCGGCCTGTACGTAGGCATCACGCAGCCGGGCAGTGGTGCCCAGGCCAAAACGGATCAGGTAGTACTGACCCGCTACAAAGCCACCCTGCTCGATGGTACCGTCTTCGATTCGAATATGACGACGCTGGGCAGCTTTGAGTTTGTGCTGGGCAAGGGAAAGAACGCCGGTTGGGATGAAGGCTTTGCCTTGCTGAACAAGGGCGCAAAAGCCACTTTCCTGGTGCCCTCGCCCCTGGCGTACGGCCCCCTGAGCAGCAACATAGTTCCCCCGCACTCCATCATCCGCTACGACGTGGAAGTGATGGACATTATTGACATCCCGGCCCGCGACGAAGCCAGCATTCAGGCCTACATTGCAGCCAACAACCTGACGGGCTTCCAGCGCCAGCCCTCCGGCCTGTACGTGGCTATTACCCAAGCCGGTACCGGCGACAATGCCAAGAAAAACCAGACGGTAGCGGCTCGCTACACGGGCACTACTCTCGATGGAAAAGTGTTCGACAGCAACGCCACCGCTGCTACCCCCTTCTCCTTCACGGTAGGGGCCGGCCAGGTAATTGCCGGTTGGGACGAAGGGTTCCTGCTGCTCAACAAGGGTAGCAAAGCCATTCTGCTGATTCCCTCGGGCCTGGCTTATGGCAGCAGAGCCGTTAGCACTATCCCGGCCAATTCCGTGCTACGCTTCGACGTAGAAGTGGCTGATATTAAATAA
- a CDS encoding FKBP-type peptidyl-prolyl cis-trans isomerase: MKKFALALSFLALPLATVPALTSCNTEPDYIKQTRKLEEQQKKNDDVFIQDYLTRNSITNYTRLTSGIYLIPVLEGPTSNSLIKAGNKVTTKYIGSFIGKDNEGLVFDASTNNRTTCGCFGFVNGQVGPIATSGWSTATLQMRKGDRKLVIIPSYLAYGVTGSAVVPPNTSLLFDMEILDVQ, translated from the coding sequence ATGAAGAAGTTCGCGCTGGCCCTTTCTTTTCTGGCTTTGCCGCTCGCTACCGTGCCGGCCCTGACCAGCTGCAACACAGAGCCGGACTACATTAAGCAGACCCGGAAGCTGGAGGAGCAGCAGAAAAAGAATGACGACGTTTTCATTCAGGATTACCTCACCCGCAACAGCATCACGAACTATACCCGCCTGACCTCGGGTATTTACCTGATACCCGTGCTGGAAGGCCCCACCAGCAACTCGCTTATTAAGGCAGGTAACAAGGTGACCACCAAGTACATTGGCAGCTTTATTGGCAAAGACAATGAAGGGTTGGTATTTGATGCCTCTACCAACAACCGCACTACTTGCGGCTGCTTTGGCTTTGTGAACGGCCAGGTAGGCCCAATTGCTACCTCGGGTTGGAGCACAGCCACCCTGCAAATGCGCAAGGGTGACCGGAAATTGGTAATTATCCCCTCCTACCTGGCGTACGGAGTTACCGGTTCAGCAGTCGTTCCGCCTAACACGTCGTTGCTCTTCGACATGGAAATCCTGGATGTTCAGTAA
- a CDS encoding FKBP-type peptidyl-prolyl cis-trans isomerase, giving the protein MFSKQHGGRLAGAGALALVLSALPLVAQAQQILPVAVPTADSLLARAVTTPSGLRYLIRQPGVGPVPRPGDKVLVHYTGFLANGQIFDASVKQGGPVKVRVGQGEVVKGWHEVLLLLPQGSRARVWVPAALGYGPEGRPDPDDERRYLIPPNADLVFELEVVKIK; this is encoded by the coding sequence ATGTTCAGTAAGCAGCACGGTGGGCGGTTGGCGGGCGCTGGGGCGCTGGCTTTGGTCTTGAGCGCCCTGCCGCTGGTAGCCCAGGCCCAACAGATTCTGCCGGTGGCAGTACCTACCGCCGACAGCTTACTGGCGCGGGCCGTTACTACCCCCTCGGGACTGCGCTACCTGATCCGGCAGCCGGGGGTAGGCCCGGTGCCCCGGCCCGGCGACAAAGTGCTGGTGCACTACACTGGCTTTCTGGCTAATGGGCAGATATTTGATGCCTCAGTTAAGCAAGGGGGCCCCGTGAAGGTACGGGTGGGCCAGGGGGAGGTAGTGAAGGGCTGGCACGAGGTGCTGCTCTTGCTGCCCCAGGGCAGCCGGGCCCGCGTCTGGGTTCCGGCCGCGCTGGGATACGGCCCGGAAGGCCGCCCCGACCCCGACGATGAGCGGCGCTACCTGATACCGCCTAACGCTGATCTGGTGTTTGAGCTGGAAGTAGTGAAAATAAAATAG